A segment of the Campylobacter vulpis genome:
AAGAAAAAGTTAATTTTGTCATTAAAGAAGCTAGGGGGGTCGTATGTGTGGCTTTAAGTGAAGAGTTGGCAAAAAAATTTGAGCTGCCCTTAATGGTGCAAAGAAATACCTCAAGCCACGAAACAGCCTTCACTATAACAGTTGATGCAAAAAAAGCCACAACAGGCGTTAGTGCTTATGAGCGTGATATGACAATTAAAATTTTTGCCGATGACACAGCGTGTGCTAGTGATTTTGTCCGTCCGGGACATATCAACCCTCTCATAGCTAAAAAAGGCGGGGTTTTAGAACGCACAGGACACACTGAAGGAAGTGTAGATTTATGTCATTTAGCTGGATTAAAGGGTGCTTGTGTCATTTGTGAAATTGTTAAAGATAACGGCGATATGGCTAGAAGAGAAGATTTAATTCAATTTTGCGAAAAATTTAATCTCAATATGATAGCCGTATCTGATTTAATAGAATATCGTCTAAAAAATGAAAGTTTAATCACTCTTAAAGAACAACAAGATAGCTTTTTGGCAGGATTAAAAGCTCAAAAATTCATTTTTGAAGACCACAATCAAATTCAGCACATTGCTTTTTGCTTTAATGAGCCAAGAAAAAGTGAAAATATCAAATTTCATATTAGCGGAAGTGATTTTGAGCTTTTAACTTCAAACAAATTCTCGCAACTTTTAGAACAAATTAAATTTCTATCACAAAATGGTGGAATAATTATTTTTATGCAAGGCGAAAAATCAAATGCGGCACAATTTAAAAACTATGGCATAGGTGCACAAATTCTAAGATTTTTTAAGGTTGAAGAGGTACATTTAATGTCGCAAAATTGCGATAAAGACTTTATTGCTCTAAAGGGTTTTGGACTTGATATTAAAACTTGTCAATTTAAAACTTTATCCTAAAAGTCCCCAAAGGGGC
Coding sequences within it:
- a CDS encoding bifunctional 3,4-dihydroxy-2-butanone 4-phosphate synthase/GTP cyclohydrolase II: MKFISIEQAIKDLKEGKMLVMVDAEDRENEGDIIFPAEFSTKEKVNFVIKEARGVVCVALSEELAKKFELPLMVQRNTSSHETAFTITVDAKKATTGVSAYERDMTIKIFADDTACASDFVRPGHINPLIAKKGGVLERTGHTEGSVDLCHLAGLKGACVICEIVKDNGDMARREDLIQFCEKFNLNMIAVSDLIEYRLKNESLITLKEQQDSFLAGLKAQKFIFEDHNQIQHIAFCFNEPRKSENIKFHISGSDFELLTSNKFSQLLEQIKFLSQNGGIIIFMQGEKSNAAQFKNYGIGAQILRFFKVEEVHLMSQNCDKDFIALKGFGLDIKTCQFKTLS